A genomic region of Drosophila kikkawai strain 14028-0561.14 chromosome X, DkikHiC1v2, whole genome shotgun sequence contains the following coding sequences:
- the mab-21 gene encoding protein mab-21, producing MLVPSDMIAAQSKMVYQMNKYCADRVQVRKAQIHKQIQEVCRIVQDVLKEVEVQEPRFISSLNDYNGRFEGLEVISPTEFEIIIYLNQMGVLNFVDDGTLPGCAVLKLSDGRKRSMSLWVEFITASGYLSARKIRSRFQTLVAQACDKCAYRDIVKMIADTTEVKLRIRERIIVQITPAFKCAGLWPRSASHWPLPGIPWPHPNIVAEVKTEGFDMLSKECIALQGKNSAMEGDAWVLSFTDAENRLLQGASRRRCLSILKTLRDRHLDLPGNPVTSYHLKTLLLYECEKHPREMEWEENCIADRINGIFLQLISCLQCRRCPHYFLPNMDLFKGKSPGALENAAKQVWRLTRIMLTNVRCLEEL from the exons ATGCTAGTGCCGTCGGACATGATCGCGGCACAGTCCAAGATGGTCTACCAGATGAACAAGTATTGCGCGGACCGGGTCCAGGTGCGCAAAGCGCAGATCCACAAACAGATCCAGGAGGTCTGCCGCATCGTCCAGGACGTGCTCAAGGAGGTAGAGGTGCAGGAGCCGCGCTTCATCTCCTCGCTGAACGACTACAATGGCCGCTTCGAGGGCCTGGAGGTCATCTCGCCCACGGAATTCGAGATCATCATCTACCTCAACCAGATGGGTGTTCTGAATTTCGTGGACGATGGCACCTTGCCGGGCTGTGCTGTCCTCAAGCTCAGCGACGGCCGGAAGCGCTCCATGTCCCTGTGGGTGGAGTTCATCACGGCCAGCGGCTATTTGTCGGCCAGAAAGATCCGCTCCCGCTTCCAGACACTGGTGGCGCAGGCGTGCGACAAGTGCGCCTACCGTGACATCGTCAAGATGATCGCCGACACCACGGAGGTGAAGCTGCGCATCCGAGAGCGCATCATTGTCCAGATCACGCCCGCCTTCAAGTGTGCCGGCCTCTGGCCGCGTTCTGCCTCGCACTGGCCCCTGCCTGGGATACCCTGGCCGCATCCCAACATCGTGGCGGAGGTCAAGACCGAGGGCTTCGACATGCTCTCCAAAGAGTGCATCGCCCTGCAAGGCAAGAACTCGGCCATGGAGGGCGATGCCTGGGTGCTCAGCTTCACCGATGCCGAGAACCGGCTGCTGCAAG GAGCTagtcgccgccgctgcctgAGCATCCTGAAGACCCTGCGCGACCGGCATTTGGACCTGCCCGGCAACCCGGTGACATCGTACCATCTGAAGACCCTGCTGCTGTACGAGTGCGAGAAGCATCCGCGCGAGATGGAGTGGGAGGAGAACTGCATCGCGGACCGCATCAATGGCATCTTCCTGCAGCTGATCTCGTGCCTGCAGTGCCGCCGCTGTCCGCACTACTTCCTGCCCAATATGGATCTGTTCAAGGGCAAGTCGCCCGGCGCCCTCGAGAACGCCGCCAAGCAGGTCTGGCGGCTGACGCGGATTATGCTGACCAATGTCCGTTGCTTGGAGGAGCTGTAA
- the LOC108072063 gene encoding uncharacterized protein, translating into MNMNEANLNAFSVIQLKRWLSALGLSTQGAKAELMARLGQIPLEIRGQVPDEETGQNFGEDEPGAAGTGLQLVNTDPENPGQATSQEGASENVPEHDELLGIITQLRAALLAQQNALHRAEERGAIQQQQIEELNAIQQIQMQQLEETSVATDLHQQEETHIATHTQQQEEARDAIQIQQDQAVGNSGNLSVPVNPIGTLLSGNAGNVNVPEFTIRNGLCGNADDNQEERPFTRVGSAASLSYAKEAAIDFEGNICARNWVDHVKNIGQIYHLNDDCLRMLLVTKLKGNAQRWLHANPTRMLESFDRLCEQLIIAFGETASKSELRRKFEQRKWQRNERFTMYFEEKVMMSQTINMDMEELLEQLIEGIPSASLRDQARIQRFANPEQMLLAFANVRLPQQAGVYAPKKSMSAAADVNNLRCRNCNSKGHFAKDCRKPARAPGSCFACGEMGHFVGECRLRKSNNSSNVNDYNVS; encoded by the exons ATGAATATGAATGAAGCTAATTTAAACGCATTTTCGGTCATCCAGCTAAAAAGATGGCTTTCAGCGTTGGGTTTGTCAACCCAAGGTGCAAAAGCCGAATTGATGGCCCGTCTTGGGCAAATACCGCTTGAAATTCGAGGCCAAGTACCAGACGAAGAAACCGGCCAGAATTTCGGAGAAGATGAGCCTGGCGCCGCCGGCACTGGACTCCAGTTGGTCAACACCGATCCTGAAAATCCAGGGCAAGCGACGTCGCAGGAAGGCGCTTCCGAGAATGTTCCAGAACATGACGAACTTCTTGGAATCATCACGCAGCTGCGGGCAGCACTTCTTGCGCAGCAAAATGCGTTGCACCGAGCAGAAGAGCGCGGCGCCatacagcaacaacaaatcgagGAGCTCAACGCCATccaacaaatacaaatgcaaCAGCTAGAAGAGACAAGCGTCGCCACAGACCTACATCAGCAAGAAGAGACACACatcgccacacacacacaacagcaAGAAGAGGCGCGCGACGCCATACAAATACAACAAGATCAGGCAGTCGGCAACAGCGGAAATTTGAGCGTCCCTGTGAACCCAATTGGAACGTTACTGAGTGGCAACGCTGGCAATGTGAACGTCCCAGAATTCACCATCAGAAACGGACTATGTGGCAACGCCGACGACAACCAGGAAGAGAGACCATTTACCAGGGTTGGATCAGCGGCATCACTCTCTTATGCCAAGGAAGCTGCCATCGATTTCGAAGGAAATATTTGCGCACGCAACTGGGTGGATCACGTTAAAAACATAGGCCAGATCTACCATCTAAATGATGACTGCCTACGAATGTTGCTCGTTACCAAACTAAAAGGCAATGCACAGCGTTGGCTACACGCCAACCCAACTCGAATGCTGGAGTCTTTCGACAGGCTGTGCGAGCAACTGATCATTGCATTTGGAGAAACAGCGTCCAAATCGGAGCTGCGTCGAAAGTTTGAGCAACGCAAATGGCAAAGGAACGAGCGTTTTACAATGTATTTCGAAGAGAAGGTAATGATGTCCCAAACCATCAACATGGATATGGAGGAACTGCTGGAACAACTCATCGAGGGAATCCCGTCGGCGAGCTTGCGTGATCAAGCCCGCATCCAAAGGTTCGCCAATCCGGAGCAAATGCTACTAGCATTCGCCAATGTACGCCTACCGCAACAAGCCGGAGTCTACGCACCGAAGAAGTCAatgtcggcggcggcggacgTCAACAACCTGCGCTGCAGGAACTGCAACTCTAAAGGCCATTTCGCCAAGGACTGCCGCAAGCCAGCAAGGGCACCTGGATCGTGTTTCGCTTGTGGAGAGATGGGCCATTTTGTGGGAGAATGCCGTCTGAGGaagagcaacaacagcagcaacgtTAACGATTAT AATGTCTCATAG
- the LOC108084641 gene encoding protein mab-21-like, producing MLVPPDMMAAQTRMIYQMNRYCAERVQARMFKTATAIREICKIVQDILKEVELQEPRFISSLVECNGRFEGVEVISPNEFEIVLYLNQMGVFNFVDDGTLPGCAVLKLSDGRKRSMSLWVEFITASGYLSSRKIRARFQTLVAQACDKSVYRDMVKMIGDTTEVKLRIRERFIVQITPAFKCSGIWPRSAAHWPVPHLPWPHPNIVAEVKTEGFDLLSKESILMQNKNNNNSSSSSGNNSGSSNAASMEGDAWVLSFFEAENRLLQGGCRRRCLSMLKTLRDKHLELPGNPISAYHLKNLLLYECEKHPRDFEWDESCVADRINGIFLQLISCLQYRRCPHYFLPGLDMFKGKSPSALEQAAKQVWRLTRELLTNANAFEKL from the exons ATGCTGGTGCCGCCGGATATGATGGCCGCCCAGACGCGCATGATCTACCAAATGAATCGTTATTGCGCCGAACGCGTCCAGGCCCGCATGTTCAAGACGGCAACGGCCATCCGTGAGATCTGCAAGATCGTCCAGGACATACTCAAGGAGGTGGAGCTGCAGGAGCCGCGCTTCATCTCCAGCCTTGTGGAGTGCAATGGCAG ATTCGAGGGCGTCGAGGTCATCTCCCCCAATGAGTTCGAGATCGTGCTGTATCTCAACCAGATGGGCGTCTTCAATTTCGTGGACGACGGCACCTTGCCGGGCTGTGCTGTCCTCAAGCTGAGCGACGGCCGAAAGCGCTCCATGTCCCTGTGGGTGGAGTTCATCACGGCCAGCGGTTATCTATCGTCGAGGAAGATCCGTGCTCGCTTCCAGACCCTGGTGGCGCAGGCCTGCGACAAGAGTGTCTACCGGGATATGGTCAAGATGATTGGTGACACCACCGAGGTGAAGCTGCGCATACGGGAACGCTTCATCGTCCAGATAACGCCGGCCTTCAAGTGCTCTGGGATCTGGCCCAGATCCGCTGCCCACTGGCCAGTGCCACATTTGCCTTGGCCACATCCCAATATTGTGGCGGAGGTCAAGACCGAGGGATTCGATTTGTTATCCAAGGAGAGCATTCTCATGcagaacaagaacaacaacaatagcagcagcagcagtggcaacaATAGCGGGAGCAGCAATGCCGCCAGCATGGAGGGCGATGCCTGGGTGCTGAGCTTCTTTGAGGCGGAGAATCGCCTGCTCCAAG GTGGCTGCCGCCGTCGCTGCCTGAGCATGCTGAAGACCCTGCGGGACAAGCACCTGGAGCTGCCCGGGAATCCCATCAGCGCCTATCACCTGAAGAACCTGCTGCTCTACGAATGCGAAAAGCATCCCCGGGACTTTGAGTGGGACGAGAGCTGTGTGGCGGACCGGATCAATGGCATCTTCCTGCAGCTGATCTCCTGCCTGCAGTACCGTCGCTGTCCGCACTACTTCCTGCCGGGGCTGGACATGTTCAAGGGCAAGTCGCCCTCGGCCTTGGAGCAGGCCGCCAAGCAGGTGTGGCGGCTCACCAGGGAGCTGCTCACCAATGCCAATGCCTTTGAGAAGCTCTAA